A segment of the Candidatus Delongbacteria bacterium genome:
ATTCAACAAATCAGCTTCTTCTGCATAAGCAATCCATTCTTTATCCTTCTCGTAATTTTTCTCTGGAATAATAAAATTTTTAACAGCATCTGTATGAATATGATAATTAGTTTTGCTTAAAATTCGTTTAACATTCCATTCAAGATTATATTGGTTTGTTTCAACTTCTTTTAATCTTTGATATTCGGTAATCAAATACAGTTTGAATGTTGGACTTAACCATGATGCAAATTCAAAAGCAATGTCTTTATGAGCATAAGTTCCTCCATATCTTCCTGATTTGGAGATTATTCCAATTGAGTTTGTCGCTTCTATCCACTTTTTAGGAGTAAGGGTAAAACTATTTGAACCTGCTTCATTTTTAAAGGCATCGAATTCGATGCTTTTAAAATGTGGGTTTCTTAATTCTTCCCATAATCCTAAAAACTCAATCGTATTTCTCGTTCTCATCCAGTTTTGTATGATGTAATTTGTTCTTTCTGAATCTCGGAATTTAGCCATATCTGTCAATGAAATATATTCTTCCTCGTCTTGTTTGTACAAAACGACTTCTAATTCATTAACATTCAGTTTTGTCTTGATCATAAATTAATCCCATTTTAAAGCTCAAAGGTTACACAAATCTTGCTAATTTAGATAATGTATCCTCAGTGCCATTTCAATGAACGCTAACACTCGTATCCCGTCCCAAATATCAACTATTCAATTACTAAACAAGTTCATTATGGCTGACAAACTCACAGAATCTTATTAAAAGTATCACCCTAATCATCTCCTTCAAGTCCTACATTATCCAAACAATCTCCAAGTTTGTCTGTAGACTGCATTATAAAATTTATCTTTAAATCCAATCTCTTTTCTTCGCCAACAATTACTTTACTTACCAAAATTTCTTTCAATACTACTTCCAATATTTGCAATAGTAAAATGATAATAATATTCAATCTATTTTTTTTCAATAAAATTTATTTTGATTTGATGATAATTTAATCTATACAGAGCGTACTACTTCTTTTGATTGTGATTGCGATGCTCAAAATATTGGATTAGAGTCTTTTTCTGTTAAAACAAATGATTATGTCGATAACAATAGACCAGATTTAGAAGTCTGAATCGTCAAACCAATGGTTTTATTTGTTGAAATTGGACTCACTCAGAGTTATCTTAAAAGCACATAAATTTTACAGGAGCAAATATGGACAATCAAACACTTAAGACTAAAATTGAACAGGGTTTAAATGAACTAGAGTTAAAAAGGAAAATGTTTAGAGCTTCAATGTTTGGAACTGTTAAACTAATCTTTATACTTGATATTCTATTAGTCATACTTTTGATTGTTTTTGCTCAAAGTATCGGTGATATGATATTTGGTGTTGTTGAGGAAGGTTATGAAAACAATAATGCTGTGGTCGGTTATGTTCTTGCGTCCTTTCTTTTTTTTGCAGCATTAGCAGGGTCATTTTTCACAATCTTGAGAACTACTAGAAGTTATAACAATTTTGCAAAGACCAAATTTGTTACTCCACTTATGAGAAACATTTTTCCTGAACTTGATTACTTCCCCAATAATTATGTTTCAGAAAACCTGTTTCTAAATAGTGAATTATATACATCTTATAACCATTATGGTGGGGATGACTATTTTAAAGGAACATTAAATGGTAAATATGTAGAATTCTCAGAATTAGTCGTATCTCGAAGATCAAATAATAATTCAGATAATTCAAGGTCTAGCTCAACAACTATCTTTGGTGGACTATTTTTATGCGTAAAATTAAACAATAGTGTTTCTAGTAGAATTGTTATCGAGAATGGTGAATTAAATACTAAAGTTAATGAAGCATTAGAGAAGGTTCCTGCATTTTTGAAAAATTTTATCAATAAATTTATACCCGATTACGGTCCTGTTGTGGAAACCGGAGACTTTGAGTTTGATAAACTTTTTAAAGTTTACTGTGCTAATTCTGAAGAGTTAAGCAAAGTGATTACTCCAGCGGTAAGAGCAGAATTAATTAAAATTTATAATGATGTTTTAAAATATGTCAATGTCGGCAATAATCGACCTTTGGATCTAAAAGAAATCAATTCGGCTTCTGCACTATTCAAATTATCTATCAAAAATGATTCCCTTTATTTTGCTGTTCCAAATATCAGACTTTTTGATATTCCGTTTAACAGAAATGTGATCGAAAATCAAGAAACTTTG
Coding sequences within it:
- a CDS encoding KilA-N domain-containing protein produces the protein MIKTKLNVNELEVVLYKQDEEEYISLTDMAKFRDSERTNYIIQNWMRTRNTIEFLGLWEELRNPHFKSIEFDAFKNEAGSNSFTLTPKKWIEATNSIGIISKSGRYGGTYAHKDIAFEFASWLSPTFKLYLITEYQRLKEVETNQYNLEWNVKRILSKTNYHIHTDAVKNFIIPEKNYEKDKEWIAYAEEADLLNVALFNCTAKDWGDANPDLAKKSMNIRDIASINELAILSNLESLNAQMIKEQVDKSVRFTKLKEIAIYQLKVLNEKDFMIALKKLNENVYAEEKKKLDK
- a CDS encoding DUF3137 domain-containing protein, translated to MDNQTLKTKIEQGLNELELKRKMFRASMFGTVKLIFILDILLVILLIVFAQSIGDMIFGVVEEGYENNNAVVGYVLASFLFFAALAGSFFTILRTTRSYNNFAKTKFVTPLMRNIFPELDYFPNNYVSENLFLNSELYTSYNHYGGDDYFKGTLNGKYVEFSELVVSRRSNNNSDNSRSSSTTIFGGLFLCVKLNNSVSSRIVIENGELNTKVNEALEKVPAFLKNFINKFIPDYGPVVETGDFEFDKLFKVYCANSEELSKVITPAVRAELIKIYNDVLKYVNVGNNRPLDLKEINSASALFKLSIKNDSLYFAVPNIRLFDIPFNRNVIENQETLVTSLTSIKMLTDLAKVI